One candidate division KSB1 bacterium DNA window includes the following coding sequences:
- a CDS encoding HAMP domain-containing protein, with protein sequence MSPLGRIGRRLLLWFLAVALIPLLFMGFQSYRFARAAVEREVFLHMQAVAVSKQRAIEQWFAERLADLRVIASTPEVVRLMQRRERSPRSHEQVAAVLRTYQRQSGAYVDLCLHDAHGAPVSCTAGDDLRMGKVAPEALIANALAEPLPVMSPIYLNPNYGPSLHLAGAVRDSSGATLGAVVVTLALAQTLDPIILDTTGLGRTGQAYLVDAERVMLTPSRFMNHPAPLTHKMNSEGIQRAIAGGSGASVYPGFDGQQVMGAWGWLPQQQWALIAEMDAAEAFEPLDRLKRDTLLVALITGLVIVLVVWQISRTISQPIRRLAEASAAIAQGELERKVAVDLNDEVGELATRFNQMVASLRDSQRQLVQSERLAAIGEITASIVHEIRNPLSSIKMNLQILEAKAATDQISQEQFAIARQQAERVERLLNELLDYSKPLTLERVPVRLADVINDVARSTLPQLDATGARLKVQVPDSLLTISADRDKLEQALMNLVLNAIQAAKRNGLIAVFARKTESDGRFYAAISVNDDGAGIPAERLSRVFEPFFTTRKQGTGLGLSNAKKIAEAHGGRIEIISAPGEGTEVKLLLPLWT encoded by the coding sequence ATGAGTCCGCTGGGTCGGATCGGGCGACGACTGTTGCTGTGGTTTCTCGCGGTAGCGCTGATACCCCTGCTGTTCATGGGATTTCAGAGCTACCGGTTCGCGCGCGCGGCCGTCGAGCGCGAGGTGTTCTTGCACATGCAGGCGGTCGCGGTGTCCAAACAACGGGCGATTGAGCAGTGGTTTGCGGAGCGCTTGGCGGATCTGCGGGTGATCGCTTCCACGCCGGAAGTTGTGCGGCTGATGCAGCGTCGCGAGCGTTCACCGCGCTCGCACGAGCAGGTAGCTGCCGTCTTGCGAACGTATCAGCGGCAATCCGGGGCCTATGTCGATCTGTGCCTGCACGACGCGCACGGGGCCCCGGTCTCGTGTACGGCCGGGGACGACTTGCGGATGGGAAAGGTTGCACCTGAAGCGCTGATCGCGAACGCACTGGCGGAGCCGCTACCGGTGATGAGCCCCATCTATCTGAATCCGAATTACGGTCCGAGCTTGCACCTGGCGGGCGCGGTGCGCGACAGCAGCGGGGCGACCCTCGGTGCGGTCGTCGTGACTCTCGCACTGGCGCAGACGCTGGATCCGATCATCCTGGACACGACGGGTCTGGGTCGCACCGGGCAGGCGTATCTGGTTGACGCGGAGCGCGTGATGTTGACGCCCTCGCGGTTCATGAATCATCCTGCGCCGCTGACGCACAAGATGAACTCGGAGGGAATTCAACGGGCGATTGCGGGCGGGAGCGGAGCGAGTGTTTATCCCGGCTTCGATGGCCAACAAGTCATGGGAGCGTGGGGTTGGCTGCCGCAGCAACAATGGGCTCTGATCGCGGAAATGGACGCGGCGGAGGCGTTCGAACCGCTGGATCGATTGAAGCGCGATACGTTGCTCGTCGCGCTGATCACCGGATTGGTCATCGTGCTGGTGGTGTGGCAAATATCGCGCACGATCAGTCAGCCGATTCGTCGCCTGGCCGAGGCCAGTGCCGCGATCGCGCAGGGGGAGCTGGAGCGGAAAGTTGCCGTTGATCTGAACGACGAAGTCGGCGAACTGGCAACGCGGTTCAATCAGATGGTGGCCTCGTTGCGGGATTCGCAGCGGCAGCTGGTGCAGTCGGAACGGCTGGCCGCGATCGGGGAGATCACCGCCAGCATCGTTCACGAAATCCGCAACCCCCTGTCCTCGATCAAGATGAATTTGCAGATTCTGGAAGCAAAGGCCGCGACGGATCAGATCAGTCAGGAACAGTTTGCCATCGCCCGGCAGCAAGCCGAACGGGTTGAGCGACTGCTGAATGAACTGCTCGACTATTCCAAGCCGCTGACACTCGAGCGCGTCCCGGTGCGGCTGGCGGACGTGATTAACGATGTGGCACGCAGTACCCTGCCGCAGTTGGACGCGACGGGGGCGCGATTGAAGGTGCAAGTTCCCGATTCCCTGCTGACGATTTCCGCCGATCGCGACAAGCTCGAGCAGGCCCTCATGAATCTGGTATTGAATGCGATTCAGGCGGCGAAGCGGAACGGACTGATCGCCGTTTTCGCGCGCAAGACGGAATCGGACGGTCGTTTCTATGCGGCGATTTCCGTCAATGACGATGGGGCGGGGATTCCGGCGGAGCGGCTGTCGCGGGTC
- a CDS encoding aldo/keto reductase, translated as MEYRTVPHTTLSLSELGLGTMTMGWQNDERESHAILDRAFDAGINFIDTADVYSRWVEGNPGGVSERFIGNWLKSKPRDRIVLATKCRGQMWEGPDGEGLSRSHILRACAESLKRLQTDYLDLYQCHSPDENTPIEVTLEAMAELVRDGKVRYLGVSNFPAWLHERANQYAASLGLPKFVCTQPKYNLIWRRDYEAEVGPFCLREGIGCLPYSPLEGGLLSGKYKPGQELPANARHTLNGRAQDKLTPQVARTLTKLAELAGSRGETMTQTALAWLNTKSWVVSPIIGATSLPQLEDSLGAIGKRLSADELVALDDVSDGL; from the coding sequence ATGGAATACCGCACCGTTCCCCACACGACTCTATCGCTGTCTGAGCTTGGGCTCGGGACGATGACGATGGGGTGGCAGAATGACGAGCGCGAGTCGCATGCAATTCTGGATCGCGCGTTCGACGCCGGCATCAACTTCATCGATACGGCGGACGTGTATTCACGCTGGGTGGAGGGGAATCCGGGGGGCGTGTCGGAGCGGTTTATCGGGAACTGGCTGAAGTCCAAGCCGCGCGACCGGATCGTGCTGGCCACCAAGTGCCGCGGGCAGATGTGGGAGGGGCCGGACGGCGAAGGGCTGTCGCGTTCGCATATTCTGCGGGCGTGCGCGGAGTCGCTGAAGCGGCTGCAAACGGATTACCTTGACCTGTACCAATGTCATTCGCCGGATGAGAATACGCCGATCGAAGTGACGCTGGAAGCGATGGCCGAACTCGTGCGGGACGGTAAGGTCCGCTATCTTGGGGTCTCGAACTTCCCGGCCTGGCTGCATGAACGGGCGAATCAATATGCCGCGTCATTGGGACTGCCCAAGTTCGTGTGCACGCAGCCGAAATACAACCTGATCTGGCGGCGGGACTACGAGGCCGAGGTTGGGCCATTCTGCTTGCGGGAGGGGATCGGCTGCCTGCCATATTCGCCGTTAGAAGGCGGCTTGCTGTCCGGCAAGTACAAGCCGGGGCAAGAGCTGCCGGCGAACGCGCGGCATACGCTGAACGGTCGCGCACAGGACAAGTTGACCCCGCAGGTCGCGCGGACGCTTACGAAGCTCGCGGAACTGGCGGGATCACGCGGCGAGACGATGACACAGACTGCCCTGGCTTGGCTGAATACCAAGTCATGGGTAGTTTCCCCCATCATCGGGGCGACATCCCTCCCGCAGCTTGAAGACTCATTGGGCGCCATCGGAAAACGGCTCTCGGCTGATGAGCTGGTGGCGTTGGATGACGTGAGCGACGGACTCTGA
- a CDS encoding helix-turn-helix domain-containing protein: MGLDEAAAMLGVSKVTLRRWSADGKLPCIRLGGRGDRRFRPQDLESYIRARMVSGTELVRESTTMEAMR; encoded by the coding sequence ATGGGATTGGATGAGGCTGCCGCAATGCTCGGAGTTTCCAAGGTCACGCTGCGACGATGGTCCGCCGACGGCAAGTTGCCGTGTATCAGGCTGGGAGGCCGTGGTGATCGCCGGTTTCGTCCGCAAGATCTGGAAAGCTATATTCGCGCACGAATGGTGAGCGGGACAGAGTTGGTCCGCGAGTCCACGACCATGGAGGCCATGCGCTGA
- a CDS encoding alpha/beta fold hydrolase — protein MLLLPGLLGTAETEFSQLIDPIAKMGNTVIAADLPGHGESEMTKSLTLRVIVEEIDKLLTGVKAEPVVILGYSLGGYAGLQYAIKNPSRVVGVFMHATKFYWSGQEAEDMATELDMTWLEENKPDRLEKLRALHGEEKLEAMMPWLHKLLVGLPDLGLTEMDLEEAKFPVVVSVGDRDELVPASEAVDLYRALPRGQLAIFPDTPHPMAGLRDHVFLPVFKDFLNRLD, from the coding sequence GTGTTGCTTCTGCCCGGCTTATTGGGTACGGCCGAAACCGAGTTCAGCCAGCTCATCGACCCGATCGCGAAGATGGGTAATACGGTCATCGCCGCGGACCTGCCCGGTCACGGCGAGTCTGAGATGACGAAATCGTTGACGCTCCGAGTCATCGTGGAAGAGATTGACAAACTGCTGACCGGGGTCAAGGCGGAGCCGGTTGTCATCTTGGGGTACAGCCTCGGCGGATACGCGGGTTTGCAGTATGCGATCAAGAACCCCTCCCGCGTCGTCGGCGTCTTCATGCACGCCACGAAGTTCTACTGGTCCGGACAGGAGGCCGAGGACATGGCGACCGAGCTGGACATGACATGGCTGGAGGAGAATAAGCCGGATCGGCTGGAGAAATTGCGTGCACTGCATGGCGAGGAAAAGCTGGAAGCGATGATGCCCTGGTTACACAAGCTGCTCGTCGGTCTGCCGGACCTGGGCCTGACGGAAATGGACCTCGAAGAAGCGAAGTTTCCGGTAGTCGTGTCGGTTGGAGACCGCGACGAACTCGTGCCAGCGTCGGAGGCGGTTGACCTCTACCGGGCCTTGCCGAGAGGACAACTCGCGATCTTTCCGGACACGCCACACCCGATGGCGGGCCTGCGCGACCATGTATTTCTGCCGGTGTTCAAGGATTTCCTGAATCGTCTCGACTGA